A section of the Quatrionicoccus australiensis genome encodes:
- a CDS encoding fumarate hydratase translates to MTAIKQEDLIQSVADAFQYISYYHPLDYIKALGEAYEREESPAAKDAIAQILTNSRMSAEGHRPICQDTGIGMVFIKVGMQVTWPDATMSIQEMINEGVRRAYGNPDNPLRASVLADPAGARKNTKDNTPAVVHFEIVPGHHVEVICAAKGGGSEAKSKFAMLNPSDDLVDWVLKKIPEMGAGWCPPGIIGIGIGGTPEKAMLLAKESIMAPVDIHELKAKAATGAKLTRPEELRLELMEKINALGVGAQGLGGLTTVLDVKVLDYPCHAANLPVALVPNCAATRHCHFHLDGSGPAKLEPPKLEDWPAVTWTPDLKAATQVNLNTLTKEEVAAWKPGQKLLLNGKMLTGRDAAHKRIADMLAKGEKLPVDFTNRVIYYVGPVDPVRDEVVGPAGPTTGTRMDKFTRMMLEQTGLISMIGKSERGPVAIEAIKDNKSAYLMAVGGAAYLVAKAIKSAKVVGFADLGMEAIYEFDVENMPVTVAVDSSGVSVHETGPKEWQVKIGKIPLKG, encoded by the coding sequence ATGACCGCCATCAAACAGGAAGACCTGATCCAGTCCGTTGCCGATGCTTTCCAGTACATCAGCTACTACCACCCGCTCGATTACATCAAGGCGCTGGGTGAAGCCTACGAGCGCGAGGAATCCCCCGCTGCCAAGGACGCCATTGCCCAGATCCTGACCAACTCGCGCATGTCGGCCGAAGGCCACCGCCCGATCTGCCAGGACACCGGCATCGGCATGGTCTTCATCAAGGTCGGCATGCAGGTCACCTGGCCGGATGCCACGATGAGCATCCAGGAAATGATCAACGAAGGCGTGCGTCGCGCCTACGGCAACCCGGACAATCCGCTGCGCGCCTCGGTGCTCGCCGATCCGGCTGGTGCCCGCAAGAACACCAAGGACAACACCCCGGCCGTGGTGCATTTTGAAATCGTTCCCGGCCATCACGTCGAAGTGATCTGTGCCGCCAAGGGCGGCGGCTCGGAAGCCAAGTCCAAGTTCGCCATGCTCAACCCGTCCGACGACCTGGTCGACTGGGTTTTGAAGAAGATCCCGGAAATGGGCGCCGGCTGGTGCCCGCCCGGCATCATCGGCATCGGTATCGGTGGCACGCCGGAAAAGGCCATGCTGCTGGCCAAGGAATCGATCATGGCGCCGGTCGATATTCACGAACTGAAGGCAAAAGCTGCCACCGGCGCCAAGCTGACCCGTCCGGAAGAACTGCGCCTCGAACTGATGGAAAAGATCAATGCACTGGGCGTTGGCGCGCAGGGCCTCGGTGGGCTGACCACCGTGCTCGACGTCAAGGTGCTGGATTACCCCTGCCACGCCGCCAACCTGCCGGTTGCACTGGTGCCGAACTGTGCCGCGACCCGCCACTGCCATTTCCATCTCGATGGCTCCGGCCCCGCCAAGCTCGAACCGCCGAAGCTGGAAGACTGGCCGGCCGTCACCTGGACGCCGGACCTCAAGGCCGCGACGCAGGTCAATCTGAACACCCTGACCAAGGAAGAAGTCGCTGCCTGGAAGCCGGGGCAGAAACTGCTCCTCAACGGCAAGATGCTGACCGGCCGCGATGCCGCGCACAAGCGCATTGCCGACATGCTGGCCAAGGGCGAAAAGCTGCCGGTCGACTTCACCAACCGGGTCATTTACTACGTCGGCCCGGTCGATCCGGTGCGTGACGAAGTCGTCGGACCGGCCGGCCCGACCACCGGCACCCGCATGGACAAGTTCACCCGCATGATGCTCGAACAGACCGGCCTGATCTCGATGATCGGCAAGTCCGAACGCGGCCCGGTCGCCATCGAGGCGATCAAGGACAACAAGTCGGCCTACCTGATGGCGGTCGGCGGCGCCGCCTACCTGGTCGCCAAGGCGATCAAGTCGGCCAAGGTGGTCGGCTTTGCCGATCTGGGCATGGAAGCCATCTACGAATTCGATGTCGAGAACATGCCGGTAACGGTGGCGGTCGACTCGTCCGGCGTCAGCGTGCACGAAACCGGCCCGAAAGAATGGCAGGTCAAGATCGGCAAGATCCCGCTCAAGGGCTGA